The following coding sequences lie in one Komagataeibacter sucrofermentans DSM 15973 genomic window:
- a CDS encoding NAD(P)-dependent oxidoreductase translates to MAVIARAPVVVNQIGAFLAPALAEFAERIEVVAAERECAAPWDVGHADILLTAPTPAWRNAPRHPPEAWQRHGPRWVQLASAGVDGFPQWLLRGRTVTCGRGDAAIPIAEYVLAAILLRAKRLDAIAPDGPEGWLEAKAMPPLASLAGQTLGLAGYGAIGRAVAVRARAFGMRVLAWRRGAWDHADTDVQPVATLEALAGQSDHLVLALPLTAQTALCVNAALLARARTGLHLINVARGGLVDQDALLDALDRGQVGFATLDVTTPEPLPRGHPFYSHPAIRLTPHLSWTGPAVSQNLARRIADNLNRFLSDRPLLDVVDADRGY, encoded by the coding sequence ATGGCCGTAATCGCCCGGGCTCCGGTCGTGGTCAACCAGATTGGCGCGTTTCTGGCGCCAGCGCTGGCTGAGTTCGCGGAGAGGATAGAAGTCGTGGCGGCTGAGCGTGAATGCGCGGCGCCGTGGGATGTCGGGCATGCGGATATTCTGCTGACCGCACCCACGCCAGCATGGCGCAACGCGCCCCGTCATCCGCCAGAGGCATGGCAACGGCACGGCCCGCGATGGGTACAGCTTGCTTCCGCTGGCGTGGACGGGTTTCCGCAATGGCTGCTGCGCGGGCGCACGGTAACATGTGGTCGTGGTGATGCGGCCATCCCCATTGCCGAATACGTGCTTGCGGCCATTCTGCTGCGCGCCAAACGGCTTGATGCGATTGCGCCGGATGGGCCGGAGGGGTGGCTGGAGGCCAAGGCCATGCCGCCGCTGGCCAGTCTGGCAGGCCAGACGCTGGGGCTGGCGGGGTATGGGGCGATCGGGCGGGCGGTGGCAGTGCGTGCGCGGGCGTTTGGCATGCGGGTGCTGGCATGGCGGCGTGGCGCCTGGGACCATGCGGATACGGATGTGCAGCCCGTTGCCACACTCGAGGCGCTGGCCGGGCAGTCCGATCACCTTGTCCTCGCCCTGCCGCTGACGGCCCAGACGGCATTATGCGTCAACGCCGCCCTGCTGGCGCGTGCCAGGACCGGCCTCCACCTGATCAACGTCGCCCGGGGTGGCCTGGTCGATCAGGACGCGCTGCTCGATGCGCTTGATCGCGGGCAGGTCGGGTTTGCCACCCTTGATGTCACCACGCCTGAGCCATTGCCCCGCGGGCACCCGTTTTACAGCCATCCCGCCATACGGCTGACGCCGCACCTGTCATGGACAGGGCCTGCCGTGAGCCAGAACCTCGCCCGCCGCATCGCGGACAATCTGAACCGTTTCCTTAGCGATCGTCCGCTCCTTGATGTGGTGGATGCGGACCGTGGTTACTGA
- a CDS encoding LLM class flavin-dependent oxidoreductase — MPVEFIGFIGSRNQSETIPPQGAAVDLNHIEASAKIHENAGFDRTLIAFHSNSPESILLAQHVTSVTRDLGVLIAHRPGFNAPTIAARQLATLDNLSRGRVAVHIITGGSDVELQADGDHTTKARRYARTSEYLDIVRSEWGSRVPFDYTGDFYNVRGASSLVRPYRESGIPVYFGGSSDEAIVVAGKHADVYALWGETYEQVSETVARVRAAAARHGRSPRFSLSLRPILADTEEAAWAKADRILETARALQAETGYARAADIPNEGSRRLLAAAEQGSRLDKRLWTGIAALTGARGNSTSLVGTPDQVAEALLDYYRIGISTFLIRGFDPLEDAYEYGRDLIPRVRALIAAEDGQGRTAAA, encoded by the coding sequence ATGCCTGTGGAATTTATCGGCTTTATCGGCAGTCGCAATCAGTCGGAAACCATTCCTCCGCAGGGAGCGGCTGTTGATCTCAACCACATCGAGGCTTCGGCCAAGATCCATGAAAACGCCGGTTTTGACCGTACGTTGATCGCGTTTCATTCCAACTCGCCCGAAAGTATTCTTCTGGCGCAGCATGTCACTTCGGTTACGCGCGATCTCGGGGTTTTGATCGCGCACCGGCCCGGCTTCAACGCCCCCACCATCGCGGCACGACAACTGGCAACGCTTGATAATCTGAGCCGGGGGCGCGTTGCGGTGCATATCATCACCGGCGGCAGTGATGTCGAACTGCAGGCCGATGGCGATCATACGACCAAGGCCCGCCGCTATGCCCGCACCAGCGAATATCTGGATATCGTCCGCTCGGAGTGGGGCAGTCGCGTCCCCTTTGACTATACGGGGGATTTCTACAATGTGCGCGGGGCCAGCTCGCTGGTTCGTCCCTACCGTGAAAGTGGCATTCCCGTTTATTTCGGCGGCTCTTCTGATGAGGCGATCGTGGTGGCGGGCAAGCATGCCGATGTCTATGCCCTGTGGGGCGAAACCTATGAACAGGTGAGTGAAACCGTGGCGCGCGTACGGGCCGCCGCCGCAAGGCATGGACGCTCCCCGCGCTTTTCGCTCTCCCTGCGCCCGATCCTGGCGGATACGGAAGAGGCCGCCTGGGCCAAGGCCGACCGGATCCTTGAAACCGCCCGCGCCCTGCAGGCTGAAACCGGCTATGCCCGTGCCGCCGATATCCCGAACGAAGGCTCGCGCCGCCTGCTGGCTGCCGCTGAACAGGGGTCACGCCTCGACAAGCGCTTATGGACCGGCATCGCCGCCCTGACCGGCGCGCGCGGAAACTCGACGTCGCTGGTTGGCACGCCCGATCAGGTGGCGGAGGCGCTGCTGGATTACTACCGTATCGGGATCAGCACCTTCCTGATCCGCGGCTTTGATCCGCTGGAGGATGCCTATGAATACGGGCGCGACCTGATCCCGCGCGTCCGCGCCCTGATTGCGGCCGAGGATGGGCAAGGCCGGACTGCGGCAGCCTGA